A region of Peromyscus maniculatus bairdii isolate BWxNUB_F1_BW_parent chromosome 7, HU_Pman_BW_mat_3.1, whole genome shotgun sequence DNA encodes the following proteins:
- the LOC102921730 gene encoding olfactory receptor 8B12-like, whose translation MIIKNSSVTEFILAGLTDQPGLRMPLFFLFLGFYMVTVVGNLGLISLIGLNPHLHTPMYFFLFNLSLIDSCYSSTIIPKMLMSFVSKKNIISHSGCMTQLFFFCFFVISEAFILSAMAYDRYVAICNPLMYTVTMSPQVCLLLLLGVYVMGFVGAMAHTGNIVNLTFCADNLVNHFMCDILPLLELSCNSTFTNELVVFIVVAFGIGVPIATIFISYALILSSILRMHSTKGRSKAFRTCSSHMIVVCLFFGSGAFMYFQPPSVLSLDQGKVSSLFYTIVVPMLNPLIYSLRNKDVKVALRKTLVRRVFS comes from the coding sequence ATGATTATCAAGAATTCCTCTGTGACTGAGTTCATCCTTGCAGGCCTGACAGACCAGCCAGGACTCCGCatgcccctcttcttcctgttcctaGGATTCTACATGGTCACTGTGGTGgggaacctgggtttgatctccctGATAGGGCTGAACCCTCACTtgcacacccccatgtacttctttctcttcaatcTCTCCTTAATAGATTCCTGTTACTCCTCCACCATCATTCCCAAAATGCTGATGAGTTTTGTTTCAAAGAAGAACATCATCTCCCACTCGGGTTGTATGAcccagctctttttcttctgtttctttgtaatCTCTGAGGCCTTCATTCTGTCAGCCATGGCATATGACCGGTATGTTGCCATCTGTAACCCCCTGATGTACACAGTCACCATGTCTCCTCAAGTGTGTTTACTGCTTTTGCTGGGTGTGTATGTGATGGGCTTTGTTGGAGCCATGGCCCACACGGGAAACATAGTGAATCTGACCTTCTGTGCTGACAACCTTGTCAATCACTTCATGTGTGACATCCTTCCCCTTCTGGAGCTGTCCTGCAACAGCACCTTCACAAATGAGCTGGTAGTCTTCATTGTTGTGGCCTTTGGTATCGGTGTGCCCATTGCTACCATCTTCATTTCTTATGCcctcatcctctccagcattctCCGCATGCATTCCACAAAGGGCAGGTCCAAGGCCTTCAGAACCTGCAGCTCCCACATGATTgtggtttgtcttttctttggttctggggCTTTCATGTACTTCCAGCCACCTTCTGTTTTGTCCCTTGACCAAGGAAAAGTGTCTTCCCTGTTCTATACCATTGTGGTGCCCATGTTGAACCCTCTGATCTATAGCTTGAGAAATAAGGATGTCAAGGTTGctctgaggaaaactcttgtcagGAGAGTATTTTCTTAA